A genomic region of Cicer arietinum cultivar CDC Frontier isolate Library 1 unplaced genomic scaffold, Cicar.CDCFrontier_v2.0 Ca_scaffold_6121_v2.0, whole genome shotgun sequence contains the following coding sequences:
- the LOC101499926 gene encoding uncharacterized protein: MAAEPSSSSPSSAVTSDTNTIHPPSSPVRDASPSPFSVIDFLSICHHLKTTKRTGWVRRDVKNPESIADHMYRMSLMALIAPDVPGLDRNKCIKMAIVHDIAEAMIGDITPMDGISKAEKSQREQAALEYMCKIIGEGSRGKEITELWTDYEANSSPEAKFVKDLDKVEMILQALEYEDEQGKDLDEFFQSTAGKFQTEIGKAWASEIVSRRNKN, encoded by the exons ATGGCAGCTGAACCTTCATCATCATCGCCGTCATCGGCTGTCACCTCCGACACAAACACCATTCATCCGCCTTCTTCCCCCGTTCGCGATGCTTCCCCTTCTCCTTTCTCTGTCATCGATTTTCTCTCTATCTGTCACCACCTCAAG ACAACAAAGAGAACAGGATGGGTGAGAAGGGACGTTAAGAATCCAGAATCTATAGCGGATCATATGTATCGAATGAGTTTGATGGCTCTGATTGCACCAGATGTTCCCGGTTTAGACCGAAACAA GTGCATAAAAATGGCTATTGTTCATGACATTGCAGAAG CAATGATAGGGGACATAACCCCCATGGATGGAATTTCAAAAGCAGAAAAGAGTCAACGAGAACAAGCAGCACTTGAGTATATGTGCAAAATAATTGGAGAAGGATCAAGAG GAAAGGAAATAACTGAGTTGTGGACAGACTATGAAGCAAATTCTTCTCCAGAAGCAAAATTTGTCAAGGACCTTGACAAG GTAGAGATGATACTTCAAGCCCTGGAATATGAAGACG AGCAAGGAAAGGATTTGGATGAATTTTTCCAGTCAACTGCCG GGAAGTTCCAAACTGAAATTGGCAAAGCTTGGGCATCAGAGATTGTATCGAGAAGGAATAAAAACTAA
- the LOC101501100 gene encoding UDP-glucuronate 4-epimerase 1, whose translation MPSSSLEDELFPSTPGKFKIERNHGMMNRQVYRCFASTSTMFLWALFLIALTASYLSFQSFVDSGSRYLSASWGGIQWEKQVRTSAQIHRQGGMSVLVTGSACFVGSHVSLALKRRGDGVVGLDNFNDYYDPSLKKARKTLLSSHGVFIVEGDINDAKLLAKLFDVVAFTHVMHLAAQAGVRYAMENPHSYVHSNIAGLVTLLEACKMANPQPSIVWASSSSVYGLNEKVPFSESDQTDQPASLYAATKKAGEEITHTYNHIYGLSITGLRFFTVYGPWGRPDMAYFSFTRNILQGKPITVYRGKNHVDLARDFTYIDDIVKGCVGSLDTSGKSTGSGGKKRGSAPYRIFNLGNTSPVTVPTLVSILERHLKVKAKRNIVDMPGNGDVPFTHANISLARRELGYKPTTDLQTGLKKFVKWYLSYYGYGKPVN comes from the coding sequence ATGCCGTCATCGTCATTAGAAGACGAGCTATTCCCTTCAACACCAGGAAAATTCAAGATCGAACGTAATCACGGCATGATGAACCGACAGGTGTACCGTTGCTTCGCTTCAACAAGCACCATGTTCTTGTGGGCTCTCTTTTTAATTGCCTTAACCGCTTCCTATCTAAGTTTCCAAAGCTTCGTTGATTCCGGTAGCCGGTATCTGTCTGCTTCATGGGGTGGAATCCAGTGGGAGAAACAAGTTCGTACATCCGCTCAAATCCATCGACAGGGTGGCATGTCCGTTCTTGTTACTGGTTCAGCATGTTTCGTTGGGTCCCACGTTTCTCTCGCTTTAAAAAGAAGAGGAGACGGCGTCGTTGGACTTGATAACTTCAACGATTATTACGATCCTTCACTTAAGAAAGCGCGTAAAACTCTTTTATCAAGCCACGGCGTTTTCATTGTTGAAGGTGATATAAACGACGCTAAGTTATTAGCCAAGCTGTTTGACGTTGTGGCTTTTACACACGTTATGCATTTAGCGGCTCAAGCCGGTGTTAGATACGCTATGGAGAATCCTCACTCTTATGTTCATAGCAATATAGCCGGTCTTGTCACGCTTCTCGAGGCTTGTAAAATGGCTAACCCTCAACCTTCTATTGTTTGGGCTTCTTCAAGCTCCGTTTACGGTTTAAACGAGAAAGTTCCGTTTTCTGAATCGGATCAAACCGATCAACCGGCGAGTCTCTACGCCGCCACGAAAAAGGCCGGCGAGGAAATTACGCACACTTATAATCATATTTATGGACTTTCCATCACTGGATTGAGATTTTTCACCGTTTATGGACCTTGGGGAAGACCTGACATGGCTTATTTCTCGTTCACGCGGAATATTCTTCAGGGAAAACCGATAACCGTTTATCGAGGGAAGAATCATGTAGATCTGGCTCGTGATTTTACTTACATTGATGATATTGTGAAAGGATGCGTTGGATCGTTGGATACATCAGGGAAGAGTACTGGATCTGGTGGGAAGAAACGGGGATCTGCTCCGTATCGGATCTTTAACCTTGGAAATACTTCGCCGGTGACGGTTCCGACGTTGGTGAGCATATTGGAGCGACATTTGAAGGTGAAGGCGAAGAGGAATATAGTGGATATGCCTGGAAACGGCGACGTTCCGTTTACACATGCGAATATAAGTTTGGCCCGAAGAGAGCTCGGGTATAAACCGACAACCGATTTGCAAACCGGGTTAAAGAAATTCGTGAAATGGTACCTTTCGTATTACGGATATGGCAAACCTGTAAATTaa